The Ralstonia pickettii genome has a segment encoding these proteins:
- a CDS encoding toxin co-regulated pilus biosynthesis Q family protein, with the protein MRSLLSHKRMAVIAMAACTFVSSVHAGTRTQSVDGDGWQPLGSSVRKASVAGQANRNGASDPNTLVAAASALASTSPEPAVSVTSVPSNRPFELIADESVEQQLLEWARRAGWKVLWRVQDAWVVPGNKSYGDDFESAVKRVTEDLAANGTDVLGDSWRGNHTIVITQNGAAEQ; encoded by the coding sequence ATGAGAAGCCTTCTTTCCCACAAGCGCATGGCCGTCATCGCGATGGCTGCATGCACCTTCGTTTCCTCCGTCCACGCGGGGACCCGTACCCAGAGCGTTGACGGCGATGGTTGGCAGCCGCTTGGCAGCAGTGTTCGCAAAGCAAGCGTCGCTGGCCAAGCCAATCGCAACGGAGCCTCCGATCCCAACACGCTCGTCGCCGCGGCTTCCGCGTTGGCGAGTACCTCACCTGAACCAGCAGTGTCAGTCACGTCCGTTCCCTCAAATAGGCCGTTCGAACTCATCGCCGACGAGTCAGTAGAGCAGCAATTGCTTGAGTGGGCGAGGCGCGCGGGTTGGAAGGTCTTGTGGAGGGTGCAGGACGCATGGGTAGTGCCGGGCAATAAATCCTATGGCGATGACTTTGAATCTGCTGTGAAGCGCGTCACGGAAGACTTGGCAGCCAACGGAACAGACGTGCTCGGCGACAGCTGGCGCGGCAACCACACGATCGTTATCACCCAGAACGGAGCAGCTGAGCAATGA
- a CDS encoding lytic transglycosylase domain-containing protein — MSGSRLRVRDVSGAKRLFAFFALLLALASLARADCLDDAANYYRLDPTLVRAIAWHESGMRPLAVNRNSNGSVDVGLMQINSSWFPTLARVGIAPEHLWNPCVNAYVGAWILSSNIARLGPNWKAVGAYNATSPDKQLRYANQIYARWQALQRAGASH, encoded by the coding sequence ATGAGCGGATCACGACTCCGAGTGCGAGACGTGAGCGGTGCGAAAAGGCTGTTCGCTTTTTTCGCACTTCTGCTGGCTCTTGCCAGTTTAGCGCGGGCGGATTGTCTCGACGACGCGGCCAATTACTACCGGCTCGATCCGACGCTCGTTCGCGCCATCGCGTGGCACGAGTCCGGCATGCGGCCGCTTGCTGTCAATCGCAACTCTAACGGCAGTGTTGACGTTGGCCTCATGCAGATCAACTCCTCCTGGTTTCCGACGCTGGCGCGTGTGGGCATTGCCCCTGAGCACTTGTGGAATCCCTGTGTTAACGCCTACGTCGGGGCGTGGATTCTGAGCTCGAACATCGCGCGCCTGGGGCCGAACTGGAAAGCCGTCGGCGCATACAACGCCACTTCACCGGACAAGCAGTTGCGCTACGCCAACCAAATCTACGCGCGCTGGCAGGCATTGCAGCGCGCTGGTGCCAGTCATTGA
- a CDS encoding lytic transglycosylase, which yields MAACVSAHAVVVDAVISPTAYVVRDGGQVRLQTLPGKPVLYCGLGAFETWAQRLVGQEFQIGSARQPDGVTHAETLVSVVAGAGWLRPASLDDAGQAAIVERKGGWACAPKAAPFAEFSDRVDPTILAGIALNESSYQGRPWPWTLNVAGRGYYFATRDDAYGAIRRLIEAKRCDFDVGIMQVNWCYHGQRFASPWDALSPASNIRVAETILLENRQRSGSPMKAVAWYHSADPARGGPYFARFLNHLKRLDSANSP from the coding sequence ATGGCGGCCTGTGTGTCCGCGCACGCCGTGGTGGTCGATGCGGTGATTTCACCGACGGCCTACGTCGTGCGCGACGGTGGACAGGTTCGGCTGCAGACGCTTCCGGGCAAGCCGGTCTTGTACTGCGGCCTGGGCGCCTTCGAAACCTGGGCTCAGCGTTTGGTCGGCCAGGAGTTCCAGATCGGGTCCGCGCGACAGCCCGACGGAGTGACTCATGCCGAGACGCTTGTCAGCGTTGTTGCCGGTGCCGGGTGGCTGCGTCCCGCCTCGTTGGATGACGCGGGTCAAGCCGCCATCGTCGAGCGCAAGGGCGGTTGGGCCTGCGCACCGAAAGCCGCCCCCTTTGCGGAATTCAGTGATCGCGTCGATCCGACCATCCTGGCCGGCATTGCGCTGAACGAATCGTCGTATCAGGGGCGACCATGGCCGTGGACGTTGAACGTCGCGGGGCGTGGCTACTACTTCGCCACCCGAGACGATGCCTATGGTGCCATCCGCCGCCTGATCGAGGCGAAGCGGTGCGATTTCGATGTCGGAATCATGCAGGTGAACTGGTGCTACCACGGCCAGCGCTTCGCATCGCCCTGGGATGCCCTGTCGCCTGCATCGAACATCCGTGTCGCGGAAACCATCCTGCTCGAAAACCGGCAACGCAGCGGCTCTCCGATGAAGGCGGTCGCTTGGTATCACAGCGCTGACCCCGCGCGTGGAGGGCCCTACTTCGCCCGATTCCTGAACCACCTGAAGCGGCTGGACTCCGCCAATAGCCCATGA
- a CDS encoding TrbI/VirB10 family protein, translating into MAKQVEDVTDARERVSKGKIPKGIIYVAAGIAAVLIGTLAFYYQSKTDAEVKEASEEQRAEKMKSRATAGEASQNLGQQIRAQQQAAKDEASRQEASAVRADSGQRAPVMSAKDFTTGRQGTEVMGKKNEEDSIFTAPLYKAGMNKVRDNARPKVDLQGTLDPASMRAMQQAAAAAANATGAPPADAAPVNSDQQFLKQTAATKYERTGIAGRLPSCTVSQGFVIPATFVGGNNSDKPGEFRAMVSQNVWDTVDGTCLAIPAGSMLVGTYSSDISIGQERLLVAFTRLQLPNKKWVPLGSMQGADTNGYSGVSGDVNNHFFKIFYGAVVIAVLEQRFNNQQTATTSNSNGLTTYGNAAGQVATQTAQTILNRNQNIRPTITTEPAQKLLVQVKQDIVLEPYRE; encoded by the coding sequence GTGGCTAAGCAGGTTGAGGACGTGACCGACGCTCGCGAGCGAGTCTCCAAGGGGAAGATCCCCAAAGGGATTATCTACGTCGCAGCAGGCATTGCTGCGGTGCTGATCGGCACGCTTGCCTTCTACTACCAGAGCAAAACCGACGCCGAAGTGAAAGAGGCGTCGGAGGAGCAGCGCGCGGAGAAGATGAAATCGCGGGCGACGGCGGGTGAGGCGTCGCAGAACCTCGGCCAGCAGATCCGTGCCCAGCAGCAGGCCGCCAAGGATGAGGCGTCCCGCCAAGAGGCCTCTGCGGTAAGAGCCGACTCCGGTCAGCGCGCACCGGTCATGTCGGCGAAAGACTTCACGACGGGCCGTCAGGGCACCGAGGTGATGGGGAAGAAGAATGAAGAGGACAGCATCTTTACTGCGCCGCTCTACAAGGCAGGCATGAACAAGGTGCGTGACAACGCACGCCCGAAAGTCGACCTTCAAGGTACGCTGGACCCTGCGTCCATGCGGGCGATGCAGCAGGCTGCCGCAGCGGCTGCCAACGCAACCGGCGCACCGCCTGCTGATGCTGCGCCCGTCAACAGCGATCAACAGTTTCTGAAACAGACAGCAGCAACGAAGTACGAGCGCACAGGTATTGCGGGCCGTTTGCCGAGTTGCACCGTATCCCAGGGCTTTGTGATTCCAGCGACGTTTGTCGGCGGCAACAACTCGGATAAGCCGGGCGAGTTTCGCGCGATGGTGTCGCAGAACGTATGGGACACGGTGGATGGCACCTGCCTCGCGATTCCGGCAGGTTCGATGCTGGTTGGGACTTACAGCAGCGACATCAGCATCGGGCAGGAGCGCCTTCTCGTGGCGTTCACCCGTCTGCAGCTCCCCAATAAGAAGTGGGTTCCTCTCGGCTCGATGCAGGGTGCCGACACCAATGGCTATTCCGGTGTGAGCGGGGACGTCAACAACCATTTCTTCAAGATCTTCTATGGCGCGGTTGTCATCGCCGTGCTGGAGCAACGCTTCAACAATCAGCAGACGGCGACGACCTCCAATTCGAACGGCCTGACTACTTACGGCAACGCGGCGGGCCAGGTCGCCACACAGACGGCGCAGACCATCCTGAACCGCAACCAGAACATTCGGCCGACCATCACCACGGAACCTGCCCAGAAGCTGTTGGTACAGGTCAAGCAAGACATCGTCCTGGAGCCGTACCGTGAATAG
- a CDS encoding TrbG/VirB9 family P-type conjugative transfer protein yields the protein MTMSLLRTTSSALACACLALAVVGGAWAAAERPAKRAEPVIPPLNLGSMADAMNPMNPFNGGAEPLAMPGDSRLVVFTYSKDQIYRVLTAPLKGTTIEFPDDEQIVSEPAWGDSVRWESSTDNGNHLYLKPHAAGLVNTLSVTTNKRSYEFTLVSSPLGGIFYQKVRFRIPETVMAKIKARADGEAREQGERPANTVGVSPDKLNFDYSTSGSADFKPDAVFDDGKLIWMRMPATASEWPVALVKDGSDFVVANFIRRGDYLVLQRLAETVALRSGSTEVIVRRGRGRFLGLF from the coding sequence ATGACCATGTCCCTATTGCGCACAACTTCCTCGGCGCTCGCATGCGCTTGTCTCGCGCTGGCTGTTGTCGGAGGCGCGTGGGCTGCTGCCGAGCGCCCCGCGAAGCGCGCCGAACCTGTTATCCCCCCGCTGAACTTGGGATCAATGGCGGATGCCATGAACCCCATGAATCCGTTCAACGGTGGAGCGGAACCGCTGGCTATGCCGGGCGATTCCCGCCTCGTCGTCTTTACGTACAGCAAGGATCAGATTTATCGCGTCCTGACCGCGCCACTGAAGGGAACCACCATTGAGTTCCCGGACGATGAGCAGATCGTGTCGGAGCCGGCGTGGGGTGACAGCGTGCGCTGGGAATCGTCAACGGACAACGGCAATCATCTCTATCTCAAGCCGCACGCTGCCGGTCTGGTCAACACCCTGTCGGTGACCACAAACAAGCGCTCCTACGAGTTCACGCTGGTGTCGTCCCCCCTGGGCGGGATCTTCTACCAGAAGGTTCGCTTCCGCATCCCTGAGACCGTGATGGCCAAGATCAAGGCGCGGGCAGATGGCGAGGCACGCGAGCAGGGAGAGCGTCCGGCGAACACCGTCGGCGTTTCGCCGGACAAGCTCAACTTCGACTATTCGACGTCGGGAAGCGCGGACTTCAAGCCCGACGCTGTCTTTGATGACGGCAAGCTCATCTGGATGCGCATGCCCGCGACTGCCAGCGAGTGGCCCGTCGCGCTGGTGAAGGACGGAAGTGATTTCGTCGTAGCGAACTTCATTCGCCGAGGCGACTACCTCGTGCTGCAGCGCCTGGCAGAGACCGTGGCGCTTCGGTCGGGTAGCACGGAGGTGATCGTGCGCCGCGGCCGCGGTCGCTTCTTGGGTCTCTTCTAA
- a CDS encoding type IV secretion system protein — translation MGLFKSKKSEQAKVLSPHPGMYAEKSIAQAVFDQTTAVKVDRNHWKIAFLIASLTALVAVATREPAPSVVKSYGVSSDANGQPLVRVLQPYEPKGRDLTVGFKDLITRWFTIEPMLTPVVEDARMYKSIKSAKEQMVGTARKQFDQWFDEDAPFRAVTSSPTLTREPEIKNIAPLPDNTVAVEFIATTNEEGQKPKRMRYAITFRYEIKPPQSDAEALGPNPFGIYPVFFTLQKTPA, via the coding sequence ATGGGTCTTTTCAAAAGCAAGAAATCCGAACAAGCGAAGGTGCTTTCACCGCATCCCGGCATGTATGCGGAGAAAAGCATTGCCCAGGCCGTCTTCGATCAAACGACCGCGGTCAAGGTCGACCGCAACCATTGGAAGATCGCCTTCTTGATTGCGAGCTTGACGGCCCTGGTTGCCGTGGCGACGCGCGAGCCGGCACCTTCCGTGGTGAAGTCCTATGGCGTCAGCTCCGACGCCAACGGCCAGCCCCTGGTCAGAGTGCTGCAGCCCTACGAGCCGAAAGGACGTGACCTGACGGTCGGGTTCAAGGACCTCATCACGCGCTGGTTCACGATCGAACCGATGCTGACGCCGGTGGTCGAGGATGCGCGGATGTACAAGAGCATCAAGTCCGCGAAGGAGCAGATGGTTGGGACTGCACGCAAGCAGTTCGATCAATGGTTTGACGAGGACGCACCGTTCCGGGCCGTGACGTCCAGCCCGACGCTCACCCGCGAACCCGAAATCAAGAACATCGCGCCGCTGCCTGACAACACCGTCGCCGTCGAATTCATCGCGACGACGAACGAAGAAGGCCAGAAGCCCAAGCGCATGCGGTACGCGATCACGTTCCGCTACGAAATCAAGCCTCCCCAAAGTGATGCGGAGGCGCTGGGTCCGAATCCGTTCGGGATCTACCCAGTCTTCTTCACCCTCCAGAAGACCCCGGCATGA
- a CDS encoding CpaF family protein encodes MFFESLKPIQPVLEEATVAEVMINHHNSVWVERKGRLERLDLMLEPKKLEGAIRALASSVEKSAVKGTDQGIINAGHKGLRIAAVMRPTAIDGHALSIRRHREKNLTLSDYTAMGAFSSSVARNPDDDQIIFPPDVSDDGLAHALSTMVRQRKNVLVAGGTSSGKTTFLNALVGEIPHEERIISIEDTQELKLSVPNCVRLLSNPDKKVTTQQLVALSLRFRPDRVLVGEVRGGEAFDFIQALNTGHDGGMGSLHANNGRTALSRLESLAMLGIPLGSRWDLSDMRKLIADCFHYVVHMRRTGEMRHVSEILEIQGYANNDYVIKRVF; translated from the coding sequence ATGTTCTTTGAATCGCTCAAGCCGATTCAACCGGTGCTTGAAGAGGCGACCGTGGCCGAAGTCATGATCAATCACCACAACAGCGTGTGGGTTGAACGCAAGGGCCGATTGGAGCGTCTCGATCTCATGCTGGAGCCCAAGAAGCTTGAAGGCGCAATCCGCGCGCTGGCTTCGTCGGTTGAGAAATCGGCGGTCAAAGGCACCGATCAAGGGATCATCAACGCCGGCCATAAGGGGCTGCGGATCGCCGCAGTCATGCGCCCGACCGCAATCGACGGGCACGCCCTCAGCATTCGCCGTCACCGTGAAAAGAACCTGACGCTCTCCGACTACACGGCGATGGGCGCGTTCTCTTCTTCCGTCGCGCGCAACCCTGACGACGATCAGATCATCTTCCCGCCCGACGTCTCCGACGACGGGCTCGCGCACGCGCTGTCGACCATGGTGCGGCAGCGCAAGAACGTGCTCGTCGCCGGTGGCACATCGTCCGGCAAAACCACCTTTCTCAACGCGCTCGTTGGCGAGATTCCACACGAAGAGCGAATCATCTCCATCGAGGACACCCAGGAACTGAAGCTAAGCGTCCCGAACTGCGTTCGTCTTCTTTCGAATCCCGACAAGAAGGTCACGACCCAGCAATTGGTCGCGCTGAGCCTGCGTTTTCGTCCCGACCGTGTGCTGGTTGGCGAGGTGCGTGGCGGCGAGGCCTTCGACTTCATTCAAGCCCTCAATACCGGCCACGACGGCGGGATGGGCTCCCTGCACGCCAACAACGGCCGCACTGCGCTCTCCCGCCTGGAGAGCCTCGCCATGCTCGGCATCCCGCTCGGCTCGCGATGGGATCTGAGCGACATGCGCAAGCTCATCGCCGACTGCTTCCACTACGTCGTGCACATGCGGCGCACGGGCGAGATGCGGCACGTCTCCGAGATTCTGGAGATCCAGGGCTACGCAAACAACGACTACGTCATCAAACGTGTTTTCTAA
- a CDS encoding VirB3 family type IV secretion system protein: protein MRQHKVSRSLSLPRMIGGVVRGFAIANGTLTAVLVYITYRAGWQFICGFLALGMVVHMALRWLTNKDPWWNQILMVYDRYGDLYEPGPWHGKLGARFRRPYGFDSDLPC from the coding sequence ATGCGCCAGCACAAGGTTAGTCGCTCGCTGTCACTGCCTCGCATGATCGGTGGTGTCGTGCGTGGCTTCGCCATTGCCAACGGCACGCTCACCGCAGTGCTGGTCTACATCACCTACCGGGCGGGTTGGCAGTTTATCTGTGGATTCCTCGCGCTCGGCATGGTGGTTCACATGGCGCTGCGTTGGCTGACCAACAAGGACCCGTGGTGGAACCAAATCCTGATGGTCTATGACCGCTATGGCGACTTGTACGAGCCAGGCCCCTGGCACGGCAAGCTCGGCGCGCGCTTTCGCCGGCCCTACGGGTTCGACAGTGATCTGCCATGCTGA
- a CDS encoding VirB4 family type IV secretion system protein → MLKKKRPIQEIAPWLTFITPSLVLGKDGSLLATYGLGGVDADHPNKSEITSARDQLDQACRSLDGRITAWWRIKHRRAHDYIAGEFASAHDAKIDELNRANMSSGKFYQNTHSLALSYTPASGLDKIFEKISYHVTVGGKGLVAALFESLKDTFLARNAFAFDLAKTQADAKRFEGMLDAFVGGNTKIGLKRQMLQESMALLHQAANPSVPPRRIRFPMTLLDTHLTESIVTPGAEQLLFESAHGMRYAAVVAVKEWLGFQEAALDVLTKLDVELDVCVLYRFLDNSKANVYIEKIRSFYKMASFNLWKILKQFAAKEEQENDEGREQLADEAGQALRRLTADGQQHGFANISVIVYGNTEEECSDAVSLVVGAISNAGFGTIREGTNLMPAWNCTLPGRWDNQRRLQFVETPAVSDVAPICTINPGPTRNDWLSDKAGKEMPPLTCLPTRHLTAQRVDMHEPGGNGHLFVIGPIGAGKSVFLNFLMSQSGRHNPRRIRFDKDRSTRITTQLGGGQFIDVTGKFATATRCNPLSLLGEAENHAYVTEWLILAIEDEDGFRLTPTQKTDIFDAVQILAGYSREQWTLSFFATLIHADLRERLQLWMKGGQYGDFFDNVDDAFQISDDLTIEMGELLINYERAAVLFLDYAFFRISKSMDGQRFTLIEIEEAGFFFKYERFYRRLETWLTTIRKLNGAVWMATQSLRQIARITDFEVLKETIANFIYLPNSLANTSKNLYCDTFGLTVDQVQMINDAVPNRDYLWVTRTTSRMLQTDFKPEMVARLRSDGKAQAVFDKHYMQGDGWEDRYVRELLAA, encoded by the coding sequence ATGCTGAAGAAAAAACGGCCCATCCAGGAAATCGCTCCCTGGCTCACCTTTATCACGCCCTCGCTGGTGCTCGGCAAGGATGGCAGTTTGCTGGCCACCTACGGGCTGGGGGGCGTTGACGCGGACCACCCCAACAAGAGTGAGATCACATCCGCTCGGGATCAGCTCGATCAGGCCTGCCGCAGCCTGGACGGTCGCATCACTGCGTGGTGGCGCATCAAGCACCGCCGCGCACACGACTACATCGCCGGCGAGTTCGCCAGTGCTCATGACGCCAAGATCGACGAGCTCAATCGGGCCAACATGTCATCGGGCAAGTTCTACCAGAACACGCACTCGCTCGCGCTCAGCTACACGCCCGCATCCGGCCTGGACAAGATCTTCGAAAAGATCAGCTACCACGTCACGGTGGGCGGCAAGGGGCTGGTCGCGGCGTTATTCGAGTCGCTAAAGGACACGTTCCTCGCGCGCAACGCGTTCGCATTCGATCTTGCCAAGACGCAGGCCGATGCCAAGCGCTTCGAAGGCATGCTCGATGCGTTTGTTGGCGGCAACACCAAGATCGGGCTCAAACGGCAGATGCTGCAGGAGTCCATGGCACTTCTGCATCAAGCGGCGAACCCATCGGTGCCGCCACGCAGGATTCGCTTCCCGATGACGCTGCTGGACACCCACCTCACCGAGTCGATCGTGACGCCGGGTGCCGAGCAACTGCTCTTTGAGTCGGCGCATGGAATGCGCTACGCGGCCGTGGTCGCCGTCAAGGAATGGCTCGGCTTCCAAGAAGCGGCGCTGGACGTCCTGACGAAGCTCGATGTTGAGCTGGACGTCTGCGTCCTCTACCGCTTCTTGGACAACTCCAAGGCCAACGTCTACATCGAGAAGATCCGCAGCTTCTACAAGATGGCGAGCTTCAACCTGTGGAAGATTCTGAAGCAGTTCGCTGCCAAGGAAGAACAGGAGAACGATGAGGGCCGGGAACAGCTCGCCGACGAGGCGGGTCAGGCACTTCGCCGGCTGACCGCGGATGGTCAGCAGCATGGCTTCGCCAACATCTCCGTCATCGTCTACGGCAACACCGAAGAGGAATGCTCGGACGCGGTCAGTCTGGTCGTTGGCGCCATCAGTAACGCGGGGTTCGGCACGATTCGTGAAGGTACGAACCTGATGCCCGCCTGGAACTGCACGCTGCCCGGTCGTTGGGACAACCAGCGGCGCCTGCAATTTGTCGAAACACCGGCCGTGTCGGACGTCGCCCCGATTTGTACGATCAATCCGGGGCCGACCCGCAACGACTGGCTCTCGGACAAGGCCGGCAAGGAGATGCCACCACTCACCTGCTTGCCGACACGCCACCTGACTGCCCAGCGCGTCGACATGCACGAGCCCGGGGGCAATGGCCACCTCTTCGTGATCGGCCCGATCGGTGCCGGTAAGTCGGTATTCCTGAATTTCCTCATGTCACAGTCGGGGCGCCATAACCCCCGGCGCATCCGGTTTGATAAGGACCGGTCGACACGCATCACCACGCAACTCGGTGGTGGTCAATTCATCGATGTCACCGGTAAGTTTGCGACCGCCACACGCTGCAACCCGCTGTCCCTGCTCGGCGAGGCGGAGAACCACGCCTACGTGACGGAATGGCTGATCTTGGCCATCGAGGACGAAGACGGATTCAGGCTCACCCCCACACAGAAGACGGACATCTTCGACGCGGTTCAGATTCTGGCCGGCTATAGCCGCGAGCAATGGACCCTGTCCTTCTTCGCCACACTGATCCACGCCGATCTGCGCGAGCGGCTGCAGCTCTGGATGAAGGGTGGTCAGTACGGTGACTTCTTCGACAACGTCGACGACGCGTTCCAAATCAGCGATGACCTGACCATCGAGATGGGTGAGCTGCTCATCAACTACGAGCGCGCGGCGGTTCTATTCCTAGACTACGCCTTCTTCCGGATCAGCAAGAGCATGGATGGTCAGCGATTCACGCTGATCGAGATTGAAGAGGCGGGCTTCTTCTTCAAGTACGAACGCTTCTACAGGCGCTTGGAAACGTGGCTGACCACCATCCGCAAGCTTAACGGTGCCGTGTGGATGGCAACACAGTCGCTGCGCCAGATCGCGCGGATTACCGACTTCGAGGTGCTGAAGGAAACCATCGCGAACTTCATCTACCTGCCCAACAGCCTCGCCAATACCAGCAAGAACCTGTACTGCGACACGTTCGGCCTGACCGTCGACCAGGTGCAAATGATCAACGACGCCGTGCCGAACCGCGACTACCTGTGGGTCACCCGGACCACGTCGCGCATGCTCCAGACGGACTTCAAGCCTGAGATGGTTGCCCGGCTGCGCTCCGACGGCAAGGCGCAAGCGGTTTTCGACAAGCACTACATGCAGGGCGATGGCTGGGAGGACCGCTACGTGCGTGAACTTCTGGCCGCCTAA